The following proteins come from a genomic window of Kitasatospora sp. NBC_01246:
- a CDS encoding glycosyl hydrolase family 18 protein, whose product MSARPRARRPRARSRLLALLSALLLPLAALTALAAPAHAAGKLTATFTTADNGSWWKGTYIVRNDNAAAVSGWTLEFDLPAGVTVQNSYNGTATTTGRHVTATNAFYNASVPAHGTTEPYSFWFVANGPIGTPTGCRINGDKCDGSSDVLPSAPGTPVVTESTAHSLALKWPAATGGDFPVASYEVLSGSTVLAAAATTDTVVTGLTPATSYTLAVRAKDTRGNTGPSSASVTAATFDPATDPVPPTAPTGLRATAVTSTDVTLAWSAATDNQRVAAYDVYQGPALVRTVTGSTLTATVSGLSPSTAYTFTVKARDGADNASPASAALAVTTSDLVGAGKYARVGYFTQWGIYGRQYFVKNLDTSGSAAKLDVINYAFENIDPVNLTCLAGVTKGTTADPQDPDQGTGAGDADADYARPMSAAQSVDGVADDGWGKLRGNFNQLKKLKAKYPNLKVVVSLGGWTYSKYFSDAAATEASRQKFVKSCVDTWIKGNLPLYNGAGGDGVAAGIFDGIDLDWEWPGSADGHAGNHYSTADKANLTLLLAEFRKQLDALGGSHKLLTAFTPADPVKIGQGWDLSKIFNYLDIANVQGYDFHGAGSDNSWEPNRAGHQANLYADGQDPYPFHFSVDAAVQAYLSAGVNPRKLTIGFPFYGRGWQGVADGGAAGEWQSATGAAPGQFAEEAGTRGYNNLITTFPNLTVHHDTQSIATYGYTGAGGQWWTFDDAWSIGQKTTYLKSKNLLGAMIWEMTGDTPNGALMTALDTGLK is encoded by the coding sequence ATGTCCGCTCGACCCCGGGCCCGACGCCCGCGAGCGCGCAGCAGACTGCTGGCGCTGCTCTCCGCCCTGCTCCTGCCACTGGCCGCGCTCACCGCGCTGGCCGCCCCGGCGCACGCGGCCGGAAAACTGACCGCCACCTTCACCACCGCCGACAACGGCTCCTGGTGGAAGGGCACCTACATCGTCCGCAACGACAACGCCGCCGCCGTCTCCGGCTGGACGCTGGAGTTCGACCTCCCGGCCGGCGTGACCGTCCAGAACAGCTACAACGGCACCGCGACCACCACCGGCCGGCACGTCACCGCCACCAACGCCTTCTACAACGCGAGCGTCCCGGCGCACGGCACCACCGAGCCGTACAGCTTCTGGTTCGTGGCCAACGGCCCGATCGGCACGCCGACCGGCTGCCGGATCAACGGCGACAAGTGCGACGGGAGTTCGGACGTCCTGCCGTCCGCCCCCGGCACGCCGGTGGTCACCGAGTCGACCGCGCACAGCCTGGCACTGAAGTGGCCGGCCGCCACCGGCGGTGACTTCCCGGTCGCCTCCTACGAGGTCCTGAGCGGCAGCACGGTACTGGCCGCCGCCGCGACCACCGACACCGTGGTCACCGGGCTCACCCCCGCCACCTCGTACACCCTGGCGGTGCGCGCCAAGGACACCCGGGGCAACACCGGCCCGTCGAGCGCGTCCGTCACGGCCGCCACCTTCGACCCGGCCACCGACCCCGTCCCGCCGACGGCGCCCACCGGCCTGCGTGCCACCGCGGTGACCTCCACCGACGTGACGCTGGCCTGGAGCGCCGCCACCGACAACCAGCGGGTGGCCGCCTACGACGTCTACCAGGGCCCCGCGCTGGTCAGGACGGTGACCGGCAGCACCCTGACCGCCACCGTCAGCGGCCTCTCCCCGTCGACGGCCTACACCTTCACCGTGAAGGCCCGCGACGGCGCCGACAACGCCTCCCCCGCCTCCGCGGCGCTCGCCGTCACCACCTCCGACCTGGTCGGGGCCGGGAAGTACGCCCGGGTCGGCTACTTCACCCAGTGGGGCATCTACGGCCGCCAGTACTTCGTGAAGAACCTCGACACCTCGGGCAGCGCGGCCAAGCTCGACGTCATCAACTACGCCTTCGAGAACATCGATCCGGTCAACCTGACCTGCCTGGCCGGCGTCACCAAGGGCACCACGGCCGACCCGCAGGACCCGGACCAGGGCACCGGCGCGGGCGACGCCGACGCCGACTACGCCCGCCCGATGAGCGCGGCGCAGTCCGTGGACGGCGTGGCCGACGACGGCTGGGGCAAACTGCGCGGCAACTTCAACCAGTTGAAGAAGCTCAAGGCCAAGTACCCCAACCTCAAGGTGGTCGTCTCGCTCGGCGGCTGGACGTACTCCAAGTACTTCTCGGACGCGGCCGCCACCGAGGCCTCCCGGCAGAAGTTCGTGAAGTCCTGCGTCGACACCTGGATCAAGGGCAACCTGCCGCTCTACAACGGCGCCGGCGGTGACGGCGTGGCGGCCGGGATCTTCGACGGCATCGACCTCGACTGGGAGTGGCCCGGCTCCGCCGACGGCCACGCCGGCAACCACTACAGCACGGCCGACAAGGCCAACCTGACCCTGCTGCTGGCCGAGTTCCGCAAGCAGCTCGACGCGCTCGGCGGCTCCCACAAGCTGCTGACCGCCTTCACCCCGGCCGACCCGGTCAAGATCGGCCAGGGCTGGGACCTCTCGAAGATCTTCAACTACCTGGACATCGCCAACGTCCAGGGCTACGACTTCCACGGCGCCGGCAGCGACAACTCCTGGGAGCCGAACCGGGCCGGGCACCAGGCCAACCTGTACGCCGACGGCCAGGACCCGTACCCGTTCCACTTCAGCGTGGACGCGGCCGTCCAGGCCTACCTCTCCGCCGGGGTCAACCCGCGCAAACTCACCATCGGCTTCCCGTTCTACGGACGCGGCTGGCAGGGCGTGGCGGACGGCGGCGCGGCGGGCGAGTGGCAGAGCGCGACCGGCGCGGCGCCCGGCCAGTTCGCCGAGGAGGCCGGCACCCGCGGGTACAACAACCTGATCACCACCTTCCCCAACCTCACCGTCCACCACGACACCCAGTCGATCGCCACGTACGGGTACACGGGTGCGGGCGGGCAGTGGTGGACCTTCGACGACGCCTGGTCGATCGGCCAGAAGACGACCTACCTGAAGTCGAAGAACCTGCTCGGCGCGATGATCTGGGAGATGACCGGCGACACCCCGAACGGCGCCCTCATGACGGCGCTCGACACCGGGCTGAAGTGA
- a CDS encoding ArsR/SmtB family transcription factor, giving the protein MHRFRLDLADLATTWFACSPIQEAALSLRMWTHPGVYPLQSAAFERLRPSFEQLDSGLLLSLVAANRWIPDFLTPRPSVPAPDFRAELAVVRALPPEQLRAELEQTFLPHGRPLPAPLAAGLADPVRLLARIADALEEYWERCLAPAWWPRARAVLEADLVYRARVLSQQGAAALFADLDHRLHWADGLLSINRRWTDWDGEITVDGRGLVLVPTFFARGAITMISNDRPPQISYPARGRAGMAAPTAPVTPRALELLLGAPKARLLALLAEPASTTELAYRLGVTPGAVSQHLAVLHRTGLVTRARHGRSVLYGRSPLGDELTGHPRRG; this is encoded by the coding sequence TTGCACCGGTTCAGGCTGGATCTGGCCGATCTCGCCACCACCTGGTTCGCCTGCTCGCCGATCCAGGAGGCCGCGCTCAGCCTGCGGATGTGGACCCACCCCGGCGTCTACCCGCTGCAGTCCGCCGCCTTCGAGCGGCTGCGCCCGAGCTTCGAACAGCTGGACTCCGGGCTGCTGCTCTCCCTGGTCGCCGCCAACCGGTGGATCCCCGACTTCCTGACGCCCCGCCCGTCCGTCCCCGCGCCGGACTTCCGGGCCGAGCTGGCCGTGGTCCGGGCGCTGCCGCCCGAGCAGCTGCGCGCCGAACTGGAGCAGACCTTCCTGCCGCACGGCCGGCCGCTGCCCGCCCCGCTGGCGGCCGGGCTCGCCGATCCGGTCCGGCTGCTGGCCCGGATCGCCGACGCGCTGGAGGAGTACTGGGAGCGCTGCCTGGCCCCCGCCTGGTGGCCGCGGGCCCGCGCCGTACTGGAGGCGGACCTCGTCTACCGGGCGCGGGTGCTGTCCCAGCAAGGCGCCGCGGCCCTCTTCGCCGACCTGGACCACCGGCTGCACTGGGCGGACGGCCTGCTCTCGATCAACCGCCGCTGGACGGACTGGGACGGCGAGATCACCGTGGACGGCCGCGGGCTGGTGCTGGTCCCGACCTTCTTCGCCCGCGGCGCGATCACGATGATCAGCAATGACCGCCCACCGCAGATCAGTTACCCGGCCCGCGGCCGGGCGGGGATGGCCGCGCCGACCGCCCCGGTCACCCCGCGCGCGCTGGAGCTGCTGCTCGGCGCGCCCAAGGCCCGGCTGCTGGCACTGCTCGCCGAGCCGGCCTCCACCACCGAGCTGGCCTACCGCCTGGGCGTCACACCGGGCGCCGTCAGCCAGCACCTGGCGGTCCTGCACCGGACCGGCCTGGTCACCCGGGCCCGGCACGGCCGTTCGGTGCTCTACGGCCGCAGCCCGCTCGGCGACGAGCTGACCGGGCACCCGCGCCGGGGCTAG
- a CDS encoding MFS transporter — MVRRLAGITLVNTVGSGLSLAVGVLFFTRVLGLSAAQLGIGLTAAGLCGVAASVPAGRAADRWGARPVLVVLITVNALGTAGYALVHSYPAFLALACVVSAVDRGAAAVRNALYAEVLPADRRVAGRAYLRVVTNVGLCLGTALGAVALQVDRRPAYLTAILADALSYLVVAALFHRLAVPARVRPAARPVAGDGPGEPAGRRCNPALRDGPFLVVTVLNALLCLQFAMLEVGVPLWVVQHTEAPRITVAGTLIVNTVLVIALQVRATRGTEDPATAARVCGRAGLILAASCLVLALAHGLPAVVAAVLVLAGVALQAFGEVLSQAGGWALSYDLAGERDHGAYQGVYNAGSAASLMIGPAVVSTAVVGWGLFGWVALGVLLAGAGLAMGPAVRWARGREGASAG, encoded by the coding sequence ATGGTGCGCCGGCTCGCCGGGATCACCCTCGTCAACACCGTCGGCAGCGGGCTCTCGCTCGCCGTAGGCGTGCTCTTCTTCACCCGCGTCCTCGGACTGAGCGCCGCCCAGCTCGGGATCGGGCTCACCGCCGCCGGCCTCTGCGGCGTCGCCGCCAGCGTGCCGGCCGGGCGGGCGGCCGACCGCTGGGGAGCGCGGCCGGTGCTGGTGGTCCTGATCACGGTGAACGCGCTGGGCACCGCCGGCTACGCCCTGGTGCACAGCTACCCGGCGTTCCTGGCACTGGCCTGCGTGGTGAGCGCGGTCGACCGCGGCGCGGCCGCCGTGCGGAACGCGCTCTACGCCGAAGTGCTGCCCGCCGACCGCAGGGTCGCGGGCCGGGCCTATCTGCGGGTGGTCACCAACGTAGGCCTCTGTCTGGGGACGGCGCTCGGCGCCGTCGCACTCCAGGTGGACCGCCGGCCGGCCTATCTGACGGCGATCCTGGCCGACGCCCTCTCGTACCTGGTGGTCGCGGCGCTGTTCCACCGGCTGGCCGTCCCGGCCAGGGTCCGCCCGGCGGCCCGCCCGGTGGCGGGCGACGGACCGGGCGAGCCCGCCGGCCGGCGGTGCAACCCCGCCCTGCGGGACGGGCCGTTCCTGGTGGTGACCGTGCTGAACGCGCTGCTCTGCCTGCAGTTCGCGATGCTGGAGGTGGGTGTGCCGCTCTGGGTGGTCCAGCACACCGAGGCGCCCCGGATCACCGTGGCCGGCACCCTGATCGTCAACACCGTGCTGGTGATAGCCCTGCAGGTGCGGGCCACCCGGGGCACCGAGGACCCGGCGACGGCCGCCCGGGTCTGCGGCCGGGCCGGGCTGATCCTGGCGGCCTCCTGCCTGGTGCTCGCCCTCGCCCACGGGCTGCCCGCGGTGGTCGCCGCCGTGCTGGTGCTCGCCGGGGTGGCGCTCCAGGCGTTCGGCGAGGTGCTGAGCCAGGCCGGCGGATGGGCGCTCAGCTACGACCTGGCCGGGGAGCGCGACCACGGCGCCTACCAGGGCGTCTACAACGCCGGGTCGGCCGCCTCGCTGATGATCGGCCCCGCCGTCGTCAGCACCGCCGTGGTCGGGTGGGGCCTGTTCGGCTGGGTCGCCCTCGGCGTGCTGCTCGCCGGGGCGGGCCTCGCCATGGGGCCCGCCGTCCGGTGGGCCCGGGGCCGCGAAGGGGCCTCCGCGGGGTAG
- a CDS encoding RidA family protein: MTSQRPHLTHIAEPPGVAPGTGYTQVVTGTGRLVAVSGQVAFDEQRHLVGAGDPKAQARQVFENLGRCLAAAGAGFADVVKLTYFVTDMAFMPAVREARDAYFGSTPLPASSAVQVAALFLPEVLIEVEALALVPEQR, encoded by the coding sequence ATGACTTCCCAGCGCCCGCACCTCACCCACATCGCCGAGCCGCCCGGGGTCGCCCCCGGCACCGGCTACACCCAGGTCGTCACCGGCACCGGCCGCCTGGTGGCCGTCTCCGGCCAGGTCGCGTTCGACGAACAGCGGCACCTGGTCGGGGCCGGCGACCCGAAGGCGCAGGCGCGCCAGGTGTTCGAGAACCTGGGCCGCTGCCTGGCCGCCGCCGGGGCCGGCTTCGCCGACGTCGTCAAGCTGACCTACTTCGTCACCGACATGGCGTTCATGCCCGCCGTGCGCGAGGCCCGGGACGCGTACTTCGGCTCGACCCCGCTCCCGGCGAGCTCGGCGGTGCAGGTCGCCGCGCTGTTCCTGCCCGAGGTGCTGATCGAGGTGGAGGCGCTCGCCCTGGTCCCGGAGCAGCGCTGA
- a CDS encoding ATP-grasp domain-containing protein: MTTDAVLLLAPRINETGLQLRTAAGRRGLRAHTATAWRAPEELIGSPVHLYGGPLFGDAVGAAFDLALLEPPDDWPARLPAELTGRSVTLTTLAAARLLRRPMFLKPPGDKLFPARIYPDGSGLPGPDALDDDTPVLASEVVRFRREYRLFVLDGEVLTASRYAVDGDLDTAPLPEDRYRAEVTAFAADVLAASAGALPSAVVIDVGPLDSGRWAVVEANPAWASGGYACDPAAVLEVVLRAGGPAADLPEADRRYGRALPEVVR; the protein is encoded by the coding sequence ATGACCACCGACGCCGTCCTCCTGCTCGCACCCCGGATCAACGAGACCGGCCTGCAGTTGCGCACCGCCGCCGGCCGCCGCGGCCTGCGCGCGCACACCGCGACGGCCTGGCGCGCGCCCGAGGAGCTGATCGGCTCGCCGGTGCACCTCTACGGCGGTCCGCTGTTCGGTGACGCGGTCGGCGCCGCCTTCGACCTGGCGCTGCTGGAGCCGCCGGACGACTGGCCGGCCCGCCTGCCGGCGGAGCTGACCGGCCGGTCGGTCACCCTCACCACGCTGGCCGCGGCCCGCCTGTTGCGCCGCCCGATGTTCCTGAAGCCGCCGGGCGACAAGCTGTTCCCCGCCCGGATCTACCCGGACGGCTCCGGCCTGCCCGGCCCGGACGCGCTGGACGACGACACCCCCGTGCTGGCCAGCGAGGTGGTCCGGTTCCGCCGCGAGTACCGGCTGTTCGTCCTGGACGGCGAGGTGCTCACCGCCTCGCGCTACGCGGTGGACGGCGACCTGGACACCGCCCCGCTGCCCGAGGACCGGTACCGGGCCGAGGTGACGGCCTTCGCCGCGGACGTGCTGGCCGCCTCGGCCGGGGCGCTGCCGAGCGCCGTGGTGATCGACGTCGGCCCGCTGGACTCCGGCCGCTGGGCGGTGGTGGAGGCCAACCCGGCGTGGGCGAGCGGCGGTTACGCCTGCGACCCGGCGGCGGTGCTGGAGGTGGTGCTGCGGGCCGGCGGACCGGCCGCCGACCTCCCGGAGGCGGACCGGCGGTACGGCCGGGCCCTGCCCGAGGTGGTCCGCTGA
- a CDS encoding enoyl-CoA hydratase family protein yields the protein MTREVPFVRVATTDAVTTLTLDSPHNRNALSTRLMAELTAALAAAAADPDVRAVVLGHTGKVFCAGADLSEATGTDPTVGPRGLVDLQRAIVDCAKPVIAVIDGHVRAGGLGLVGAADLALAGPAATFAFTEVRLGLAPAVISLPLRPKLDPRAASRYYLTGEVFDAAEAARIGLITEATDSAESTGTALKGLLDALRLGSPQGLAQSKRLANAEVVRSFERDADELVQLSARLFGSDEAQQGMRAFLEKRPAPWAR from the coding sequence ATGACCCGCGAAGTGCCCTTCGTCCGTGTCGCCACCACCGATGCCGTCACCACGCTGACCCTCGACTCGCCGCACAACCGCAACGCGCTCTCCACCCGGCTGATGGCCGAGCTGACCGCCGCCCTGGCCGCCGCCGCGGCCGACCCGGACGTCCGCGCGGTGGTGCTCGGCCACACCGGCAAGGTGTTCTGCGCGGGCGCGGACCTCTCCGAGGCGACCGGTACGGACCCGACGGTGGGCCCGCGCGGCCTGGTGGACCTCCAGCGGGCCATCGTGGACTGCGCGAAGCCGGTGATCGCGGTGATCGACGGACACGTCCGGGCGGGCGGCCTCGGGCTGGTCGGCGCGGCCGACCTCGCCCTGGCCGGCCCGGCCGCCACCTTCGCGTTCACCGAGGTCCGGCTCGGCCTGGCACCCGCCGTCATCTCGCTGCCGCTGCGCCCCAAGCTGGACCCGCGCGCCGCCTCCCGCTACTACCTGACCGGCGAGGTCTTCGACGCCGCCGAGGCCGCCCGGATCGGGCTGATCACCGAGGCGACGGACTCCGCGGAGTCCACCGGAACCGCGCTGAAGGGCCTGCTGGACGCCCTGCGGCTCGGGTCGCCGCAGGGCCTCGCACAGTCCAAGCGGCTGGCCAACGCCGAGGTGGTGCGCTCCTTCGAACGGGACGCGGACGAGCTGGTCCAGCTCTCGGCGCGGCTGTTCGGCTCGGACGAGGCGCAGCAGGGCATGCGGGCGTTCCTGGAGAAGCGGCCCGCGCCCTGGGCGCGCTGA
- a CDS encoding maleylpyruvate isomerase N-terminal domain-containing protein, translating to MEIIEHIDALRREGVLLADAAARTDLAAPVPTCPDWQLRDLVLHTGQVHRWATALVRDGHREPLDAEGERAAWGPEPSDAALVDWFRTGHAALVAALAAAPADLECWSFLPAPTPLAFWARRQAHETAVHRFDADAAAGADGPRVATGLALDGIDELLAGFMSRGRARVRSEQPRTVLIRPTDPAPGDVTPSAGPTDPAPGGIPTDGPGSWLLTISREPLTVTRRAAGAAGPADLTISGPARDLYLLLWNRLPAERVELTGDRALLDLWRETAVVRWS from the coding sequence ATGGAGATCATCGAGCACATCGACGCGCTGCGCCGCGAGGGCGTCCTGCTGGCCGACGCGGCCGCCCGCACCGACCTCGCCGCCCCCGTCCCCACCTGCCCCGACTGGCAGTTGCGCGACCTCGTCCTGCACACCGGCCAGGTCCACCGCTGGGCCACCGCCCTCGTGCGGGACGGCCACCGGGAGCCGCTGGACGCCGAGGGCGAGCGCGCCGCCTGGGGACCGGAGCCGTCGGACGCGGCGCTGGTCGACTGGTTCCGGACCGGCCACGCCGCCCTGGTGGCGGCGCTCGCGGCGGCCCCGGCCGACCTGGAGTGCTGGAGCTTCCTGCCCGCGCCGACCCCGCTGGCGTTCTGGGCCCGCCGTCAGGCGCACGAGACCGCGGTGCACCGCTTCGACGCGGACGCGGCCGCCGGGGCGGACGGCCCCCGGGTCGCCACCGGCCTGGCCCTGGACGGGATCGACGAGTTGCTGGCGGGCTTCATGTCCCGCGGCCGCGCCCGGGTGCGCAGCGAACAGCCGCGCACCGTGCTGATCCGGCCCACCGACCCCGCACCCGGCGACGTCACGCCGAGCGCCGGGCCCACCGACCCCGCACCCGGCGGCATACCGACCGACGGGCCCGGCTCCTGGCTGCTCACCATCAGCCGGGAGCCGCTCACCGTCACCCGCCGGGCGGCCGGGGCCGCGGGCCCGGCCGACCTCACGATCAGCGGCCCGGCCCGCGACCTCTACCTGCTGCTCTGGAACCGGCTGCCCGCGGAGCGGGTCGAGCTGACCGGGGACCGGGCGCTGCTGGACCTCTGGCGGGAGACGGCCGTCGTCCGCTGGAGCTGA
- a CDS encoding acyltransferase: protein MSITSSLFSAARAGSRRVAGRLVHRGWTWVQRAGAVSSESPGPYRFGELGAGTKLTFPLGAIFNERWITIGPFSIIGERVTISAGFLPGLDLGPDPIVRIGGGCVIGRDSHIVGHQSIVLGDDVWTGPGVYISDQAHEYRATDLPIGKQWPRNEPVEIGGGSWIGTGAVILPGARLGRNVVVAAGSVVRGEIPDHSVVAGAPAKIVRRWTAEEGWQPPFRTDPPNPLPDGITADQLRALAGWDLRLPGETGV, encoded by the coding sequence ATGTCGATCACCAGTTCCCTGTTCTCCGCCGCCCGGGCGGGCAGCCGACGCGTCGCGGGCCGCCTCGTCCACCGGGGCTGGACGTGGGTTCAGCGGGCCGGTGCGGTGTCCAGCGAGAGCCCCGGTCCGTACCGGTTCGGCGAACTGGGCGCGGGGACGAAGCTGACCTTCCCGCTCGGGGCGATCTTCAACGAGCGGTGGATCACGATCGGCCCGTTCTCGATCATCGGCGAGCGCGTCACCATCAGCGCGGGCTTCCTGCCCGGCCTCGACCTCGGGCCGGACCCGATCGTGCGGATCGGCGGCGGCTGCGTGATAGGCCGTGACAGCCACATCGTCGGCCACCAGTCGATCGTGCTCGGCGACGACGTCTGGACCGGCCCGGGCGTCTACATATCCGACCAGGCCCACGAGTACCGCGCGACCGACCTGCCGATCGGCAAGCAGTGGCCGCGCAACGAACCGGTCGAGATCGGCGGCGGCAGCTGGATCGGCACCGGCGCCGTGATCCTCCCCGGCGCCCGGCTCGGCCGCAACGTGGTGGTCGCGGCCGGCTCGGTGGTGCGCGGTGAGATCCCCGACCACAGCGTGGTGGCCGGAGCCCCCGCGAAGATCGTCCGGCGCTGGACCGCCGAGGAGGGCTGGCAGCCGCCGTTCCGTACCGACCCGCCCAACCCCTTGCCGGACGGCATCACCGCCGACCAGCTGCGCGCGCTCGCCGGGTGGGACCTGCGGCTCCCCGGCGAGACGGGGGTGTGA
- a CDS encoding helix-turn-helix domain-containing protein, whose translation MTGHNSPARAPGWRIPLIGGVPADQRLLGAVPELVEAVIATLLARVPTYRRLPHEQVAGELSQVTERRIRALAQAVRTGNPADDEEFTSVREAAARRAEEGLPLDAVLLAHHLGMEVCWELVTRDAHDDDAADLLVLNRLLLDQLRQATSAAGAGYVEERRTLADEQRAARLALLTALLDGAPAEETATRAGIRLPPSYAVLCLAVADHPDERAPGVDRTVAGHRKLRRLRTELDHRTRQSALTALSSSGGPVLIPLECRPDAVPADMWQRLADTVAGTARAAGVPVRAGAAVAAPAGVAAAAVLATEVLEVARAFARPPGLHRLDDVLLEYQLSRPSQARSRLASLLAPLEDGGELLATLRTHLAGGLNRRHTARTLHLHPNTVDYRLRRVAVLTGLDPTRPADLLRITAAIAARDAERAQEPA comes from the coding sequence GTGACCGGTCACAATTCACCCGCTCGCGCCCCCGGTTGGCGGATCCCGCTGATCGGCGGAGTGCCCGCCGACCAGCGGCTGCTCGGCGCCGTACCCGAGTTGGTCGAGGCCGTCATCGCCACCCTGCTCGCCCGGGTGCCGACCTACCGCCGCCTGCCGCACGAGCAGGTGGCGGGCGAACTCAGCCAGGTCACCGAACGCCGGATCCGCGCCCTCGCCCAGGCCGTCCGCACCGGGAACCCCGCCGACGACGAGGAGTTCACCTCCGTCCGCGAGGCCGCCGCCCGGCGGGCGGAGGAGGGCCTGCCGCTGGACGCCGTCCTGCTCGCCCACCACCTCGGGATGGAGGTCTGCTGGGAGCTGGTGACCAGGGACGCCCACGACGACGACGCCGCCGACCTGCTGGTGCTCAACCGGCTGCTGCTCGACCAGCTCCGCCAGGCCACCTCCGCCGCCGGCGCCGGGTACGTCGAGGAACGCCGCACCCTCGCCGACGAGCAGCGGGCCGCCCGCCTCGCCCTGCTCACCGCGCTGCTCGACGGCGCCCCCGCCGAGGAGACCGCCACCAGGGCCGGGATCCGGCTGCCGCCCTCCTACGCCGTGCTCTGCCTCGCCGTCGCCGACCACCCCGACGAGCGGGCGCCCGGCGTCGACCGGACCGTGGCCGGCCACCGCAAGCTGCGCCGGCTGCGCACCGAACTCGACCACCGCACCCGGCAGTCGGCGCTCACCGCGCTCTCCTCCTCGGGCGGCCCGGTGCTGATCCCGCTGGAGTGCCGGCCGGACGCCGTCCCGGCCGACATGTGGCAGCGCCTCGCGGACACCGTGGCCGGCACCGCCCGGGCCGCCGGGGTCCCGGTCCGGGCCGGGGCGGCCGTCGCCGCACCCGCCGGGGTGGCGGCGGCGGCCGTGCTCGCCACCGAAGTGCTGGAGGTGGCGCGGGCCTTCGCCCGCCCGCCCGGGCTGCACCGCCTGGACGACGTCCTGCTGGAGTACCAGCTCAGCCGGCCGAGCCAGGCGAGATCCCGGCTCGCCTCACTGCTCGCGCCTCTGGAGGACGGCGGCGAACTGCTCGCCACGCTCCGCACCCACCTGGCCGGCGGCCTCAACCGCCGCCACACGGCCCGCACCCTGCACCTGCACCCGAACACGGTCGACTACCGGCTGCGCCGGGTGGCCGTCCTCACCGGCCTCGACCCGACCCGGCCCGCCGACCTGCTCCGGATCACCGCCGCCATCGCCGCCCGGGACGCCGAGCGCGCCCAGGAGCCGGCCTGA
- a CDS encoding esterase/lipase family protein, which produces MRTPLLRSAAGPVRRRLLGALGSALLAGALLAGAPATAAHAAPDATPTVSGVAAQLPPDGDSVASPPGANDWACKPTAAHPDPVVLVHGTFANRYENWLVLSPLLKSQGYCVFALDYGMVPGVTSSGSGLVLPIGGLGPAAESAAQLGRFVDLVRGATGAAKVDLVGHSQGGMLPNYYVKFLGGASKVDKVIGLAPSNHGTTLDGIANLAPYLPRVAELIYTACPACKDQVVDSAFNRKMATVADTVPGVRYTVISTVYDEVVTPYRTQFLSGPNVNNVVLQDRCPLSLAEHVAIAFSPTALHLVTNALDPAHASPVYCG; this is translated from the coding sequence TTGAGAACCCCACTTCTCCGCTCCGCCGCCGGACCGGTACGCCGCAGACTCCTCGGAGCACTCGGCTCGGCCCTGCTGGCCGGTGCGCTGCTCGCCGGCGCCCCCGCCACCGCCGCACACGCCGCACCGGACGCGACCCCCACCGTGTCCGGCGTGGCGGCCCAACTGCCCCCCGACGGCGACTCGGTGGCCTCGCCGCCGGGTGCCAACGACTGGGCCTGCAAGCCGACGGCGGCCCACCCCGATCCGGTGGTCCTGGTGCACGGCACCTTCGCCAACCGCTACGAGAACTGGCTGGTGCTCTCGCCCCTGCTGAAGAGCCAGGGTTACTGCGTCTTCGCCCTGGACTACGGCATGGTCCCCGGCGTCACCTCCTCCGGCAGCGGCCTGGTGCTGCCGATCGGCGGGCTCGGTCCGGCCGCCGAGTCGGCCGCGCAACTCGGCCGCTTCGTCGACCTGGTGCGCGGCGCGACCGGCGCGGCGAAGGTCGACCTCGTCGGCCACTCGCAGGGCGGCATGCTCCCGAACTACTACGTGAAGTTCCTCGGGGGTGCGTCGAAGGTCGACAAGGTGATCGGCCTGGCGCCGTCCAACCACGGGACGACGCTCGACGGCATCGCCAACCTCGCCCCGTACCTCCCCCGGGTGGCCGAACTGATCTACACGGCCTGCCCGGCCTGCAAGGACCAGGTGGTGGACTCCGCCTTCAACCGGAAGATGGCGACGGTGGCGGACACCGTGCCCGGCGTCCGCTACACGGTGATCTCGACCGTGTACGACGAGGTCGTCACGCCGTACCGGACGCAGTTCCTCAGCGGCCCGAACGTGAACAACGTCGTCCTGCAGGACCGTTGCCCGCTCTCGCTCGCCGAGCACGTGGCCATCGCCTTCTCGCCGACCGCGTTGCACCTGGTCACCAACGCGCTCGACCCGGCCCACGCGTCCCCGGTGTACTGCGGCTGA